The Methylobacterium currus genome contains a region encoding:
- a CDS encoding serine hydrolase domain-containing protein produces the protein MRTSERGRGHASRRFMLGCIGAVLAALATPALADQALRPRTGEALAPARPEEVGLSSERLGRIGQVMEEEVAAGRLPGAVVMIARRGRLAYAESFGFRDKAAGAPLAKDAIFRIYSMTKPLASVAAMTLVEDGRLQLTDPVSKYLPEFKDLKVAASRPNALGEAAPDLVPAERAPTVQDLLRHSAGLAYGEITTNPAVKAAYAKAGLFKPDFDYNTTDLTPEEFTSRIAAAPLAYQPGTVWQYSLAVDVLGRVVEKASGRRLGDYLAERVLRPLKMSETGFSVPADKAGRIAQALPTDPATGTPNRLIDGAVPKNDSGGAGGYGTAADYLRFAQALLDGGSLDGARVLSRTSVELMTADHLGDRIKPVVSPGELLMGVPGYTFGLGFMVRKEAGIAGVPGSKGEFLWAGYAGTFFWVDPKEDLAVVMMTQAPGPSRAYYRREVKQLVYGAIAD, from the coding sequence ATGCGGACGAGCGAGAGAGGGCGCGGGCACGCGTCCCGCCGGTTCATGCTGGGCTGCATCGGGGCGGTCCTCGCCGCGCTCGCCACCCCGGCCCTCGCCGATCAGGCCCTGAGGCCGCGCACCGGCGAGGCCCTGGCGCCGGCCCGGCCGGAGGAGGTCGGGCTGTCCTCGGAGCGGCTCGGCCGGATCGGCCAGGTGATGGAGGAGGAGGTGGCGGCCGGCCGCCTGCCGGGTGCCGTGGTGATGATCGCCCGGCGCGGCCGCCTCGCCTATGCCGAGAGCTTCGGGTTCCGCGACAAGGCCGCCGGGGCGCCGCTCGCCAAGGACGCGATCTTCCGCATCTACTCGATGACGAAGCCCCTCGCCTCGGTCGCCGCGATGACGCTGGTGGAGGATGGCCGGCTCCAGCTCACCGACCCGGTCTCGAAATACCTGCCCGAGTTCAAGGACCTGAAGGTGGCGGCAAGCCGCCCCAACGCGCTCGGCGAGGCCGCGCCCGACCTCGTGCCGGCCGAGCGCGCGCCGACCGTGCAGGACCTGCTGCGCCACTCGGCCGGCCTCGCCTATGGCGAGATCACCACCAACCCGGCGGTGAAGGCGGCCTACGCCAAGGCCGGCCTGTTCAAGCCCGATTTCGACTACAACACCACCGACCTCACCCCGGAGGAGTTCACCAGCCGGATCGCGGCCGCGCCGCTCGCCTACCAGCCCGGCACGGTCTGGCAGTACAGCCTGGCGGTCGACGTGCTCGGCCGCGTCGTCGAGAAGGCCTCGGGCCGGCGCCTCGGCGACTACCTGGCCGAGCGGGTCCTGCGGCCGCTGAAGATGTCCGAGACCGGCTTCTCGGTGCCGGCCGACAAGGCCGGGCGGATCGCCCAGGCCCTGCCGACCGATCCGGCCACCGGCACGCCGAACCGGCTCATCGACGGCGCGGTGCCGAAGAACGATTCCGGCGGCGCCGGCGGCTACGGCACCGCGGCCGACTACCTGCGCTTCGCGCAAGCCCTTCTCGACGGCGGCAGCCTCGACGGCGCCCGGGTGCTCAGCCGCACCAGTGTCGAATTGATGACCGCGGACCATCTCGGCGACCGGATCAAGCCCGTCGTCAGCCCCGGCGAGTTGCTGATGGGCGTGCCCGGCTACACGTTCGGCCTCGGCTTCATGGTGCGCAAGGAGGCCGGCATCGCCGGCGTGCCGGGCTCCAAGGGCGAATTCCTGTGGGCGGGCTATGCCGGCACGTTCTTCTGGGTCGATCCCAAGGAGGATCTGGCGGTGGTGATGATGACCCAGGCGCCGGGGCCGAGCCGGGCCTACTACCGGCGCGAGGTCAAGCAGCTCGTCTACGGCGCCATCGCCGATTGA
- a CDS encoding GNAT family N-acetyltransferase yields the protein METTGEAGCGATPAAGALQVRVVQRISEVAAADWDRCALSAESLAGAAESHNPFVTHAFLSSLEESGCVGGRTGWLPLHVAAERDGTVIGYAPCYLKSHSQGEYVFDHGWADAFERAGGRYYPKLQVSVPFTPVTGPRFLIAPGEDVSEATAALVAGLRALRRQVEASSIHATFLPEAEAERAGDLGFLRRVDQQFHWDNAGYSTFDDFLAALASRKRKAIKRERRDALAAGLTIEWVTGSDLREAHWDAFYRFYMDTGSRKWGRPYLNRRFFSLIGERMPERVLLVMARREGQYVAGAINLIGDRALYGRNWGCIEDHPFLHFEVCYYQAIDFAISRGLDRVEAGAQGEHKLARGYRPVITHSVHDFADPGLRAAIADYLAREARHVEAAAEALDEATPFRKGED from the coding sequence ATGGAGACAACCGGCGAAGCAGGGTGCGGCGCCACCCCGGCGGCGGGCGCCTTGCAGGTCCGCGTCGTCCAGCGCATCTCCGAGGTCGCGGCGGCCGACTGGGACCGCTGCGCCCTCTCGGCCGAATCGCTCGCGGGGGCGGCGGAGAGCCACAACCCCTTCGTCACCCACGCCTTCCTGTCCTCGTTGGAGGAGTCCGGCTGCGTCGGTGGCCGCACCGGCTGGCTGCCGCTGCACGTCGCCGCCGAGCGCGACGGGACGGTGATCGGCTACGCCCCGTGCTACCTGAAATCCCACTCGCAGGGCGAGTACGTGTTCGATCACGGCTGGGCCGACGCGTTCGAGCGTGCCGGCGGCCGCTACTACCCCAAGCTCCAGGTCAGCGTGCCGTTCACGCCGGTGACGGGGCCGCGCTTCCTGATCGCCCCGGGCGAGGACGTGAGTGAGGCCACCGCCGCGCTCGTCGCGGGCCTGCGGGCCCTGCGCCGGCAGGTCGAGGCCTCGTCGATCCACGCGACCTTCCTGCCCGAGGCGGAAGCCGAGCGGGCGGGCGATCTCGGCTTCCTGCGCCGCGTCGACCAGCAGTTCCACTGGGACAATGCCGGCTACTCCACCTTCGACGATTTCCTCGCGGCGCTGGCCTCGCGCAAGCGCAAGGCGATCAAGCGCGAGCGGCGCGACGCGCTCGCGGCCGGGCTCACCATCGAGTGGGTCACCGGCTCCGACCTCCGGGAGGCGCATTGGGACGCCTTCTACCGCTTCTACATGGATACCGGCTCGCGCAAATGGGGCCGGCCCTATCTCAACCGCCGCTTCTTCTCGCTGATCGGCGAGCGCATGCCGGAGCGCGTCCTGCTGGTGATGGCCCGGCGCGAGGGGCAGTACGTGGCGGGCGCCATCAACCTGATCGGCGACCGCGCCCTCTACGGCCGCAACTGGGGCTGCATCGAGGACCATCCCTTCCTGCATTTCGAGGTCTGCTACTACCAGGCGATCGATTTCGCGATCAGCCGTGGGCTCGACCGGGTCGAGGCCGGCGCGCAGGGCGAGCACAAGCTCGCCCGGGGCTACCGCCCTGTGATCACCCATTCCGTCCACGACTTCGCCGATCCGGGCCTGCGCGCGGCGATCGCCGATTACCTCGCCCGCGAGGCGCGCCACGTCGAGGCGGCGGCCGAAGCCCTCGACGAGGCGACGCCGTTCCGGAAGGGCGAGGACTGA
- a CDS encoding polysaccharide biosynthesis/export family protein, translating to MRAAHRLPASVRRGLVLGALCLPAGLADAANGPRPPVAAPQVAAPPPSQPPAAASNPSGSLANYALGPLDRVRLRVFEWRASRDEIFAWTALNDEFTIGADGTLSLPIIGDIPVAGLPTREVGRLVARRLRDRMDLADPPDTAVEIAVYRPFYISGAVDKPGEYAFRPGLTVAKAVALAGGPPRVTDGGLLRLERDAITARGDLAGLHKDRDQLALKLARLAAERDDKPKFEPPKELAGRPDPGLLALVDRETSIFEARRKALSTQVDAIEDLKRFLRQQIDALNGQLATIDTQIKLIATEIRSNEQLAERGLATQQRTIAAGRSMAQMESEKLRTTTDLLRARESISRADLSILDLRSRRATEVTAEMRDTQRNLEQLKPRMEVAERLILEAEVSAPRFLSDRAQARRAKPTYRVSRQAGAAVQEIVAEDTTMLMPGDSVSVELPNIDLPVVSWPAPRTGAMTSLN from the coding sequence ATGCGAGCAGCACACCGTCTTCCCGCCTCTGTCCGGCGCGGGCTCGTTCTCGGCGCGCTATGCCTGCCGGCCGGTCTAGCGGACGCGGCGAATGGGCCGCGCCCCCCGGTCGCTGCACCCCAGGTCGCTGCTCCCCCGCCGTCTCAACCGCCAGCCGCCGCGAGCAATCCTTCGGGGAGCCTCGCCAACTACGCCCTCGGGCCGCTCGACCGCGTCCGGCTCAGGGTGTTCGAGTGGCGGGCGAGCCGCGACGAGATCTTCGCCTGGACGGCGCTCAACGACGAGTTCACCATCGGGGCCGACGGCACGCTGTCGCTGCCGATCATCGGCGACATCCCGGTGGCCGGCCTGCCGACCCGGGAGGTCGGCCGGCTGGTGGCGCGGCGCCTGCGCGACCGGATGGACCTGGCGGACCCGCCCGACACCGCGGTCGAGATCGCCGTCTACCGGCCGTTCTACATCAGCGGCGCCGTCGACAAGCCCGGCGAATACGCCTTCCGGCCGGGGCTCACGGTCGCGAAGGCGGTGGCTTTGGCCGGCGGACCGCCGCGGGTCACCGATGGCGGGTTGCTGCGCCTGGAGCGCGACGCGATCACCGCGCGGGGCGACCTCGCCGGCCTGCACAAGGACCGCGATCAGCTCGCCCTGAAGCTGGCGCGCCTTGCCGCGGAGCGCGACGACAAGCCGAAATTCGAGCCGCCGAAGGAGCTGGCCGGGCGCCCGGATCCCGGCCTTCTCGCCCTCGTCGACCGCGAGACCTCGATCTTCGAGGCCCGCCGCAAGGCGCTGTCGACCCAGGTCGACGCCATCGAGGACCTCAAGCGCTTCCTGCGCCAGCAGATCGACGCGCTGAACGGCCAGCTCGCCACCATCGACACCCAGATCAAGCTGATCGCCACCGAGATCCGCAGCAACGAGCAGCTCGCCGAACGCGGCCTCGCCACGCAGCAGCGCACCATCGCGGCCGGCCGCTCGATGGCCCAGATGGAGAGCGAGAAGCTGCGCACCACCACCGACCTCCTGCGTGCCCGCGAATCGATCTCGCGTGCCGACCTGTCGATCCTCGACCTGCGCAGCCGGCGCGCCACCGAGGTCACGGCGGAGATGCGCGACACCCAGCGGAACCTGGAGCAGCTGAAGCCCCGGATGGAGGTGGCCGAGCGGCTGATCCTCGAGGCCGAGGTCTCCGCCCCGCGCTTCCTCTCCGACCGTGCACAGGCCCGCCGCGCCAAGCCGACCTACCGGGTCAGCCGCCAGGCCGGCGCGGCGGTGCAGGAGATCGTGGCCGAGGACACCACGATGCTGATGCCGGGCGATTCCGTCAGCGTCGAACTGCCCAATATCGACCTGCCGGTGGTGTCCTGGCCGGCGCCGCGGACGGGGGCGATGACGTCGTTGAACTGA
- a CDS encoding exopolysaccharide biosynthesis polyprenyl glycosylphosphotransferase, giving the protein MPASGGLALLLAPGLLTPGTLTPGTLTLSPAIEAGTAPVVARPRPADAARPGACPVAKRTLDMVGATLGLFMLLPLLLVIAVLIKCDSRGPVLFRQSRIGLGNRPFQVWKFRTMTCCENGSVVRQARRDDPRVTRIGRILRRTSLDELPQLVNVLVGSMSLVGPRPHAVAHDAQFTHTVARYAERHAVRPGITGWAQVRGCRGETPNAAAMQRRVDLDLAYIEHWSLLLDLIILAMTLREVFRSQAAY; this is encoded by the coding sequence GTGCCGGCCAGCGGCGGCCTCGCGCTGCTGCTCGCCCCGGGGCTCCTGACGCCGGGAACCTTGACGCCGGGAACCCTGACCCTCTCGCCGGCCATCGAGGCCGGGACTGCGCCGGTCGTCGCCCGGCCCCGCCCGGCGGACGCAGCCCGGCCCGGGGCGTGCCCGGTCGCCAAGCGCACGCTCGACATGGTGGGCGCCACCCTCGGCCTGTTCATGCTGCTACCGCTCCTCCTCGTCATCGCGGTGCTGATCAAGTGCGATTCGCGCGGGCCGGTGCTGTTTCGCCAGAGCCGCATCGGCCTCGGCAACCGACCGTTCCAGGTGTGGAAGTTCCGCACCATGACCTGCTGCGAGAACGGCAGCGTGGTCCGCCAGGCCCGGCGCGACGACCCGCGGGTGACCCGCATCGGCCGCATCCTGCGCCGCACCAGCCTCGACGAGCTGCCCCAGCTCGTGAACGTGCTCGTCGGCTCGATGTCCCTGGTCGGGCCGCGGCCGCACGCGGTGGCGCATGACGCCCAGTTCACCCACACCGTCGCGCGCTACGCCGAGCGCCACGCGGTACGGCCGGGCATCACCGGCTGGGCTCAGGTGCGCGGCTGCCGCGGCGAGACGCCGAACGCCGCCGCAATGCAGCGCCGGGTCGACCTCGATCTCGCCTATATCGAGCATTGGTCGCTGCTGCTCGACCTGATCATCCTCGCGATGACGCTGCGCGAGGTCTTCCGCTCGCAGGCCGCCTACTGA
- a CDS encoding glycosyltransferase family 2 protein → MTLIDLLLCILLWALVLAGAVPVLILTVQVLASLPALRPAPTAPRRPSLAVLIPAHDEAGQIAATVAALRPGLAAGDRLLVVADNCRDATAATARAAGAEVVERDDPARRGKGYALDFGYRHLAHTGPPETLVVVDADCVLSPAALDRIARLSAALDGPVQAAYRLDPPPQASSALRLATVATALKQIGRPLGGSRLGWPCGISGTGFAVPTRLLGTVGLASGHLAEDVKLGLDLALAGHPPRFCPEAEVTSALPAGAAARQAQQTRWEHGHLSLILPYAGALLRAALRRGDARLAAMALDLCVLPLVTLALAEAGLAGLALVWWAVGGGAGPLLITVASLAVLVLAFGLAARRWGRGLLRWQDLAALPRLVAGKAGILGRFAARRQTEWVRTERAEAGKSAG, encoded by the coding sequence ATGACCCTCATCGATCTCCTCCTCTGCATCCTGCTCTGGGCTCTGGTCCTCGCCGGCGCCGTGCCGGTCCTGATCCTTACCGTCCAGGTGCTGGCCTCGCTGCCTGCATTACGCCCGGCACCGACGGCCCCGCGCCGGCCCTCCCTGGCGGTGCTGATCCCGGCCCATGACGAGGCCGGCCAGATCGCCGCCACGGTAGCGGCCCTGCGCCCCGGCCTCGCCGCCGGCGACCGCCTGCTGGTGGTGGCCGACAATTGCCGCGACGCGACCGCCGCCACCGCCCGGGCCGCCGGGGCCGAGGTGGTGGAGCGCGACGACCCCGCGCGGCGCGGCAAGGGCTACGCCCTCGATTTCGGCTACCGCCACCTCGCCCACACCGGCCCGCCCGAGACCCTGGTGGTGGTCGATGCCGATTGCGTCCTGAGCCCGGCCGCCCTCGACCGGATCGCGCGCCTGAGCGCCGCCCTCGACGGGCCGGTCCAGGCGGCCTACCGCCTCGATCCGCCGCCGCAGGCCTCTTCCGCCTTGCGCCTCGCGACTGTCGCGACGGCGCTCAAGCAGATCGGCCGGCCGCTCGGGGGGAGCCGCCTCGGCTGGCCCTGCGGCATCTCGGGCACCGGCTTTGCCGTGCCGACGCGCCTCCTCGGCACGGTCGGGCTGGCGAGCGGGCACCTCGCCGAGGACGTCAAGCTCGGCCTCGACCTGGCGCTGGCCGGCCATCCGCCCCGCTTCTGCCCGGAGGCCGAGGTGACGAGCGCGCTCCCGGCCGGCGCGGCGGCGCGGCAGGCGCAGCAGACCCGCTGGGAGCACGGCCATCTCTCGCTGATCCTGCCCTATGCCGGCGCGCTTCTCCGTGCCGCCCTGCGCCGGGGCGATGCCCGGCTCGCCGCCATGGCCCTCGACCTCTGCGTGCTGCCCCTGGTGACCCTGGCGCTCGCCGAGGCGGGGCTTGCCGGCCTCGCCCTCGTCTGGTGGGCCGTCGGGGGCGGGGCGGGGCCGCTGCTGATCACGGTGGCGAGCCTCGCCGTCCTCGTCCTCGCCTTCGGCCTCGCGGCCCGGCGCTGGGGCCGGGGTCTCCTGCGGTGGCAGGACCTCGCCGCCCTGCCGCGCCTCGTCGCCGGCAAGGCCGGGATCCTGGGCCGCTTCGCGGCGCGACGGCAGACCGAATGGGTGCGCACCGAGCGGGCCGAGGCAGGGAAATCCGCCGGGTAG
- a CDS encoding glycosyltransferase family 4 protein, with product MTAAGSMQWILAVPFLRDEGGDWIPRHVGGPHRFVTAPAPYDHDRSRAVTGASEWSDYLRHAWAAWRLVRAAPRGGAGVMTGFPQLAVTAALVKLVLGRRDVPLVAWCFNLGRTPGGWKARLARVVLGQVDVFVVHSRREIALYAEWLDLPRDRFVFVPLSIHDEPRETREDEAAPFVLAMGSANRDYATLVAATAPLGLPTVIVAGAHAVEGLDLPPTVTVRNGLTIAECHDLCGRARVNVVPLRNTDFTSGQVTVLEAMMLGKPVVATRAAGTEDYVVEGENGLLVPSQDPAALAAAIAALWDDPDARARLGAGARRTVQEGTTFRAVAPAMAAVLDAARVRAAGPSGAAVPGEPSRSPTG from the coding sequence ATGACGGCAGCCGGTTCGATGCAGTGGATCCTCGCGGTGCCCTTCCTGCGGGACGAGGGCGGCGACTGGATTCCCCGTCACGTCGGCGGGCCCCACCGGTTCGTGACGGCGCCGGCGCCCTATGACCACGACCGCTCGCGGGCCGTGACCGGCGCATCGGAATGGTCGGACTACCTGCGCCACGCTTGGGCCGCCTGGCGCCTGGTGCGGGCGGCCCCCCGTGGCGGCGCCGGCGTGATGACCGGATTCCCGCAGCTCGCCGTGACGGCGGCCCTGGTCAAGCTCGTCCTCGGGCGGCGGGACGTGCCCCTCGTCGCCTGGTGCTTCAACCTCGGCCGGACGCCGGGGGGCTGGAAGGCGCGCCTTGCCCGGGTGGTGCTGGGCCAGGTCGACGTGTTCGTGGTGCATTCGCGCCGCGAGATCGCGCTCTACGCCGAGTGGCTGGACCTGCCCCGCGACCGGTTCGTGTTCGTGCCCCTGTCGATCCACGACGAGCCGCGCGAGACGCGGGAGGACGAGGCGGCGCCCTTCGTGCTCGCCATGGGCTCGGCTAACCGGGACTACGCCACGCTGGTCGCGGCGACCGCGCCGCTCGGCCTGCCGACCGTGATCGTCGCCGGCGCCCACGCCGTGGAGGGCCTCGATCTCCCGCCGACCGTCACCGTGCGCAACGGCCTCACCATCGCGGAGTGCCACGACCTCTGCGGGCGGGCGCGGGTCAACGTCGTGCCCCTGCGCAACACCGATTTCACCTCCGGCCAGGTCACGGTGCTCGAGGCGATGATGCTCGGAAAGCCCGTCGTGGCGACCCGCGCGGCCGGGACCGAGGATTACGTGGTCGAAGGCGAGAACGGCCTCCTGGTGCCGTCACAGGACCCTGCGGCCCTCGCCGCCGCCATCGCGGCCCTGTGGGACGATCCCGATGCCCGGGCCCGCCTCGGCGCGGGCGCGCGCCGCACCGTCCAGGAGGGCACCACCTTCCGGGCGGTCGCCCCCGCGATGGCGGCCGTGCTCGATGCGGCGCGGGTGCGCGCGGCAGGGCCGTCCGGCGCTGCGGTACCGGGGGAGCCGTCGCGGAGTCCGACGGGCTGA
- a CDS encoding response regulator transcription factor, which yields MSTPALVDYGLASRGRRLVEVSETVVEASEPGEEAGLKPAIAIIEPRQLVRECLRNCLAEAIPNHEVVTFASIDEWERGKVGHQDGDLVVLYYDPREAGRGSAQREAALRSRIGPNTSLVLLCDSEDPGEIVDRLNEGARGYIPTNVSLKVAIEAMRLVRAGGVFVPASCLLQRRGGAEDAGAADPRSQFTPRQTAVLEQLQKGKANKIIAFELNMKESTVKVHVRNIMRKVGATNRTEVAIRAFESRSDLKL from the coding sequence ATGTCGACGCCCGCTCTCGTTGATTACGGCCTCGCTTCGCGGGGCCGCCGATTGGTCGAAGTGAGTGAGACCGTGGTGGAGGCGTCGGAGCCGGGCGAGGAAGCCGGCCTGAAGCCTGCCATCGCGATCATCGAGCCGCGGCAGCTGGTGCGGGAATGCCTGCGCAACTGCCTCGCCGAAGCGATCCCGAACCACGAGGTCGTGACCTTCGCGTCGATCGACGAGTGGGAGCGGGGCAAGGTCGGCCACCAGGATGGCGACCTGGTGGTGCTCTACTACGATCCCCGCGAGGCCGGCCGCGGCTCCGCCCAGCGCGAGGCGGCCCTGCGCTCGCGGATCGGGCCGAATACCAGCCTGGTCCTGCTCTGCGACAGCGAGGATCCGGGCGAGATCGTCGATCGCCTCAACGAGGGCGCCCGCGGCTACATCCCCACCAATGTCAGCCTCAAGGTAGCGATCGAGGCGATGCGCCTGGTGCGGGCCGGCGGCGTCTTCGTGCCGGCGAGCTGCCTGCTGCAGCGCCGGGGCGGCGCCGAGGATGCCGGGGCAGCCGATCCCCGCAGCCAGTTCACCCCACGCCAGACCGCGGTGCTGGAGCAGCTGCAGAAGGGCAAGGCGAACAAGATCATCGCTTTCGAGCTCAACATGAAGGAGAGTACCGTCAAGGTGCATGTGCGCAACATCATGCGCAAGGTCGGCGCGACCAACCGGACCGAGGTGGCGATCCGGGCCTTCGAATCCCGCTCCGATCTCAAGCTGTAG